Genomic window (Deltaproteobacteria bacterium):
CATCCAGGCTGATAATCAGTTCATTTTTCTGGAGAGCCTTTTGTACGAGTTCAGCCAGCTTGATCCTGTTTTTAGTTTGTAAGCCAAGTTTTCGTCCGACGCTATTGTTCCATAGGTCCATGTTGGCGCCACCAGCAGGCGATCCGATAGAACTGAGTTCATTTAGCCAACCGAGAATATTTGCCGTCTTCTCTCCAAATTCCTGCGTGAAGACTCCGCTGACATAAGCGTGACGAAATGCATCTACATCATTGTCTGCGAATCCTGGTGCAAATTCATTGAACGATCCATCGGGGTTTTTGGGGAGATTTCTGATATGCTTATCAAAATATTGATACCCTTCGTCTTTCGCTTCATCTCTCAAATTTGGTGGCCACCACCTCATGTGCTTGCCTCTACCTCACTGTAGACGGTCATGTATGACCAAAACACAACTAAAAAAGCTACCCACCCCATCAAACTAAATGGAAATCCAACAAGTGGTGTAGACATCAAAAGCGATGGCAAAAGCATAATGTACAGTAATTGCTTATGTCGAACTCCCCATGTGGTCGTCGTTAACCAAAGTCCGAGGACATACAGTGCAAAAACTTTTGGCACCATCGTGACTACAGTTCTGAAAGCATGGCGGTTGTAAACGTCAGAATCTGTAGAAAACAGAAACCATTTATAGGTGAGATAGATGCAAAAAAACCTTGCTACCCAAGTGTGGGCAATTTTCAAAACTCCGGACCTCAAGTAATGTTGGTCCACTCTTTTAAGGCGTAGTTTCATGGATAAGACTCAACCCGGCCCGTAATCATCCACCTCAACCGTCACATCGCCGAGTACGCGGCACTGACATGCTAGGCGCTCATCGGGTGCGGCGCGCATGGCGGTGAGAAAATCGCGCTCACCAGTGGTCGGGGGCGAGAGGTGCTCCGGATGCTCTGTGACGCGGATAACGCAAATCCCGCAGTCGGCAGCCCGGCAGTCAAATTCAATCGGCGTCGGTGCCGCTGCGGCAAGGGCCTGGAAGCCAAGCCCGCGCCGCAGCTTATGGACACGCTCGTCGCCTTGGTGGCGGATCGTCACCGCCACCTGTCTCTTGTCATCTGTCGTTACAATAACTCAAACACTCCGGCGGCACCCATACCGGTACCGATACACATGGTGACCATGCCCCACTTCTGCTTGTCACGTTTCATGCCATGCAGCAGCGTCGCCGTCAACTTAGCACCGGTAGCGCCGAGTGGGTGACCGAGCGCGATCGCCCCTCCAGTGGGGTTGATCTTGGCGGGATCAAGCCCGAGGGAGCGAATGACGGCCAGCGACTGAGCGGCAAAGGCTTCGTTGAGTTCGATACGGTCAATCTTGTCGGCCGTGATGCCAGCCTTTTTCAAGGCGCGTGGAATCGCCTCGACGGGACCGATACCCATGATGCGCGGCGGCACCCCAGCGACGGAGTAGCCAGCAAAGCGGGCGATGGGCTTGAGGTTGTGCTTCCGCACAAACTCCTCGGAACACACCAGTGCCATCGCCGCGCCGTCGGACATCTGCGAGCTGTTGCCAGCCGTGACGCTGCCGCCTTGAAGGAATGCGGGCTTCAGTTTACCAAGCGCTGCGATCGTGCTGTCCTGGCGTGGACCTTCGTCTGCAGCAACCAGGCCCTCTTCAATCTTGATCTTACCCTCAGGGCCTGGACTGCGATAGGTCACCTTGATTGGCACCGTCTCGTCCTTGAAGAGCCCCTTCTCGAGGGCCGCGACGGCCTTCATGTGCGAATCAAACGAGAACTGATCTTGATCAGCTCTGGTGACGCCGTAGTCCTTGGCGACGTTTTCCGCCGTAAGACCCATACCTAGGTAAAAATCTGGATGATGATCGTTGATGGTGCGGCTGCCTACTGGCTTAAAGCCCATCATCGGTACCATAGTCATGGACTCTGTACCACCAGCCAACACACAGTCAGCATCCCCTGCCCGCACCTGCGACGCCGCCATGGCGATCGTCTGGAGGCCCGAGGAACAGAAGCGGTTAACGGTGACACCAGGGACCGACTCCGGTAGACCGGCGAGCAGCAGCGCAAAGCGTGCCACATTCATGCCTTGGTCGCCCTCGGGCATGGCGCAGCCGATGATCACATCTTCGATCAACTTCGGATCGACACCACTATGACTGACAACAGCACGGATCACATCAGCGGCCAGATCATCAGGACGCTTGGTGCGTAAACCACCGCGGCCGGCCTTGCCGACTGGAGAACGCAGCGGGGAGACGATATATGCGGATTTCATCGAAATATTCCTCCGGTTCGCTTGGCGATGGTTTAGTTACGCAGGGGCTTACCCGAAGCCAGCATGTGCTGGATGCGGTCGGCCGTCTTTTGTTCCTGGCACAGCTCGATAAAGACGCGGCGCTCGAGATCAAGCAGGTACTGCTCATCGATGAGCGTCCCCGCATCAACCTCACCACCGCAGAGCACTGTCGCCATCTTGGTGGCAACCACTGCGTCGTAGGCCGATATCTGACGACCTTCCACCATGTTGTAGAGCGCCATGCGGAACGTCTGGATGCCTGGGTCACCAACCACTTTGATACCAACGGCCGGAGTCTTCGGTACGTAGCCATCAGCGAGCATGGTCAACGCGGCGCGTTTAGCGCGGTGGACAATGTGCTCACGCGATAGCGAAATCTGCGTCGTCTGCGGCAGTAGTCCCATCTCGACCGCCTCGAACGCGGAGGCCGAAACGCGCGCCATACCGATCAGCATGAAGGCGCGTTGCAAGAAGGCCGAGGGATCACCCTTCTCCGCGTAGCTATTCATCTCGTAAGCACGCAGTGCCAACTCTTTGGTACCGCCACCTGCTGGAATTAGACCAACGCCTGCCTCAACGAGACCAGCATAGGTCTCAGCCGCAGCAACGCGCAGCGTCGTATGTAGGGTGACCTCGCAGCCGCCACCCAGGACTAAGCCAGCCGGGCACGATACGGTTGGGAACGGCGCAAATTTCACGGCCTGCAGTGAGCCCTGGAATGCCCGGAGGAAGCTGTCGATGTCGCTCCACTTCTTGGCGTGGATGGCATCAAGAATCATCTTGATGTTGGCGCCAGCCGAGAAGTTGGGCGCGTCGTTAGCAATGACGAGGGCGCCGAAGTCGGACTTCACTTTGTTGACCGATTGCAGCATCAGCTCGGTGATGCTCTCGTCGAGGCTGTTCATTTTCGAGTGGAAGGTGAGGCAGGCGATGCCGTCGCCGATGTCGACCAGGCTGGCGCTCTTATTGGAGATGACCGTGCGCTTATCGTCTTTATTTTCCCGCGATGGGAGACGGTAAGCATAGTCGGGTTTGGGCAGAGCGACGAGTTTGGTCTGGCCACCTTGGACCTTGAGCTCGCTCAGTGGTCCACCTTGGGCGATCCACTCCTTGCTGCCTGGCACTACGTCGTAGAACTTAAGTCCCGGCTTAGCCCACGTAGGTAACTTAACCTTCTCGTCGGTGAGGCGCGCCAGTACGTCGTCGTAGCCGAGGGCTTGCCACAGAGCAAAGGGACCCATCTCCCAGCCAAAGCCCCAGCTGAGCGCATTGTCGACAGCCTGGATGTTGCCACCAGCAATGTCTTCAACGAGGAGCGCTGAGTAACTGAACGTGTCGCGCAGCGTGCGCCACACCAGCTGGGCACCCTCGTCCTTATTCTTAAGGATGATCTGAATGCGCTTAACCGTGTCACGCTCTTTGTCGGTGTCAGCCTCCCAAGGGAAGGTCTTAACCTGCTGCTCGACGTAGGTCTTGGTCTCCGGTCTGTAGGCTAAGATCACCGTGTTGCCTCTGGCGTCCTTGTCTTTTTTGTAAAAACCAACACTGTTGGTCTTTTGACCGAGGGCGCCCTTCTCAATGAGCTCCTGCATCCATTTGGGTGTTTGGAGCCACTGACGATAGGGGTCGTTAGGCGCTTTTTCATAGGTATTGCGTGCCACGGCGGCGAACGTATCAAGACCAACAACGTCAGCAGTGCGCAGGGTCGCCGATTTAGCGCGACCGATCAGCGGACCGGTCAGGTTGTCGACCGTCTCGATATTGATCTTGAGCTCATCCATGTGATGCAGGACGGCTTGGCTGGCAAAGACGCCGATACGGTTAGCGATGAAGTTGACCGTATCGTTGGCGTGCACAATGCCCTTACCAAGACGCTCGACGATCCAGGTCTCGAGATCGGCTTGGAGCTTAGCATTGGTGCGGGGATGGGGAATGGTCTCAAGGAGGCGCATATAGCGCGGCGGATTGAAGAAGTGCGTACCGAAAAAGCGCGCCTGGTACTCTTCTGACTGCTCCTTGGCAATCTCGTCCAGACTAATGCCCGAGGTGTTTGTCGTGATCGGTACATGCGGCCTAGCATACTCGGCGATGCGTTTATGGATGCTGCGCTTGATATCGAGGCGTTCGACCACTGCCTCGAGAATCCAGTCGCAGTCAGCAAGGACAGCCATGTCATCGTCAAAGTTACCCGGCACCACACTGGCAAGGACGCCGCTAGAGTAGAGCGGCGACGGTTTCAGCTGCTTTAAATTCTCGATCGCGAGGATGGCCCTCTGGGAGCGGAAGTGCTTGCCCACCAGCTTTGCCAGATTTTTGTCCTGAGGCGGTTCGTTGCTAGCTAGGTCGAGGAGGTGTACCTTGACGCCAGCCGCTGCTAAATGGGCCGCAATCTGCGCACCCATCACGCCTGCACCCAATACTGCCGCCCGTCTGATCTTCAAACTCATCATCAGCTCCTAGGGTCCTTCGGGTTCAATGGGGAAAATGCTTAGCGATCCTCTCACATATTGCCTCAGCCGTGAAGCCATACTCTTTAGCTAGCACCTCAGCCGGAGCGCTCTCTCCGTAGTGATCGACGCCTATATTCAAGCCTTGTAGTCCGGTAAACCGCTCCCAGCCTAGGGTAGCTCCAGCTTCGATCGAGACCCG
Coding sequences:
- a CDS encoding (2Fe-2S)-binding protein encodes the protein MVTTDDKRQVAVTIRHQGDERVHKLRRGLGFQALAAAAPTPIEFDCRAADCGICVIRVTEHPEHLSPPTTGERDFLTAMRAAPDERLACQCRVLGDVTVEVDDYGPG
- a CDS encoding acetyl-CoA C-acyltransferase is translated as MKSAYIVSPLRSPVGKAGRGGLRTKRPDDLAADVIRAVVSHSGVDPKLIEDVIIGCAMPEGDQGMNVARFALLLAGLPESVPGVTVNRFCSSGLQTIAMAASQVRAGDADCVLAGGTESMTMVPMMGFKPVGSRTINDHHPDFYLGMGLTAENVAKDYGVTRADQDQFSFDSHMKAVAALEKGLFKDETVPIKVTYRSPGPEGKIKIEEGLVAADEGPRQDSTIAALGKLKPAFLQGGSVTAGNSSQMSDGAAMALVCSEEFVRKHNLKPIARFAGYSVAGVPPRIMGIGPVEAIPRALKKAGITADKIDRIELNEAFAAQSLAVIRSLGLDPAKINPTGGAIALGHPLGATGAKLTATLLHGMKRDKQKWGMVTMCIGTGMGAAGVFELL
- a CDS encoding 3-hydroxyacyl-CoA dehydrogenase/enoyl-CoA hydratase family protein, with amino-acid sequence MMSLKIRRAAVLGAGVMGAQIAAHLAAAGVKVHLLDLASNEPPQDKNLAKLVGKHFRSQRAILAIENLKQLKPSPLYSSGVLASVVPGNFDDDMAVLADCDWILEAVVERLDIKRSIHKRIAEYARPHVPITTNTSGISLDEIAKEQSEEYQARFFGTHFFNPPRYMRLLETIPHPRTNAKLQADLETWIVERLGKGIVHANDTVNFIANRIGVFASQAVLHHMDELKINIETVDNLTGPLIGRAKSATLRTADVVGLDTFAAVARNTYEKAPNDPYRQWLQTPKWMQELIEKGALGQKTNSVGFYKKDKDARGNTVILAYRPETKTYVEQQVKTFPWEADTDKERDTVKRIQIILKNKDEGAQLVWRTLRDTFSYSALLVEDIAGGNIQAVDNALSWGFGWEMGPFALWQALGYDDVLARLTDEKVKLPTWAKPGLKFYDVVPGSKEWIAQGGPLSELKVQGGQTKLVALPKPDYAYRLPSRENKDDKRTVISNKSASLVDIGDGIACLTFHSKMNSLDESITELMLQSVNKVKSDFGALVIANDAPNFSAGANIKMILDAIHAKKWSDIDSFLRAFQGSLQAVKFAPFPTVSCPAGLVLGGGCEVTLHTTLRVAAAETYAGLVEAGVGLIPAGGGTKELALRAYEMNSYAEKGDPSAFLQRAFMLIGMARVSASAFEAVEMGLLPQTTQISLSREHIVHRAKRAALTMLADGYVPKTPAVGIKVVGDPGIQTFRMALYNMVEGRQISAYDAVVATKMATVLCGGEVDAGTLIDEQYLLDLERRVFIELCQEQKTADRIQHMLASGKPLRN